One window from the genome of Streptomyces cadmiisoli encodes:
- a CDS encoding TerD family protein, whose product MGVTLAKGGNVSLSKAAPNLTQVMVGLGWDARSTTGAPFDLDASALVCSSGRVLGDEWFIFYNQLKSPDGSVEHTGDNLTGEGDGDDESILLDLSKVPAHCDKIVFPVSIHMADERGQTFGQVSNAFIRVANQADGQELARYDLSEDASTETAMIFGEVYRYQGEWKFRAVGQGYASGLRGIALDFGVNVS is encoded by the coding sequence ATGGGCGTCACGCTCGCCAAGGGGGGCAACGTCTCCCTGTCCAAGGCCGCGCCGAACCTCACACAGGTGATGGTCGGGCTCGGCTGGGACGCTCGTTCCACCACCGGAGCCCCGTTCGACCTCGACGCCAGTGCCCTGGTGTGCAGCAGCGGCCGGGTCCTGGGCGACGAGTGGTTCATCTTCTACAACCAGCTCAAGAGCCCGGACGGCTCGGTGGAGCACACCGGCGACAACCTCACCGGTGAGGGCGACGGCGACGACGAGTCGATCCTGCTCGACCTCTCCAAGGTGCCGGCCCACTGCGACAAGATCGTCTTCCCGGTCTCGATCCACATGGCCGACGAGCGCGGACAGACGTTCGGCCAGGTCAGCAACGCCTTCATCCGGGTCGCCAACCAGGCCGACGGCCAGGAACTCGCCCGCTACGACCTCAGTGAGGACGCCTCCACGGAGACCGCCATGATCTTCGGAGAGGTCTACCGCTACCAGGGAGAATGGAAGTTCCGGGCGGTAGGACAGGGGTACGCGTCAGGGCTGCGGGGCATCGCTCTAGACTTTGGGGTCAACGTTTCGTAA
- a CDS encoding peroxiredoxin, producing MAIQVGDKAPGFELRDNHGRDVRLSDLRGEKNVVLVFYPFAFTGVCTGELCEIRDNLPRFSDRDTEVLAVSNDSIHTLRVFAEQEELEYPLLSDFWPHGAVSRAYGVFDEDKGCAVRGTFVIDKEGVVRWTVVNGLPDARDLNEYVTALDAL from the coding sequence ATGGCGATCCAGGTCGGCGACAAGGCGCCCGGCTTCGAGCTCAGGGACAACCACGGCCGGGACGTCAGGCTCTCGGACCTGCGTGGCGAGAAGAACGTCGTCCTGGTCTTCTACCCGTTCGCCTTCACCGGCGTGTGCACCGGCGAACTGTGCGAGATCCGCGACAACCTCCCCAGGTTCAGCGACCGCGACACCGAGGTGCTCGCCGTCTCCAACGACTCCATCCACACCCTGCGCGTGTTCGCCGAGCAGGAGGAGCTGGAGTACCCGCTGCTGTCGGACTTCTGGCCGCACGGCGCCGTCTCGCGCGCCTACGGCGTCTTCGACGAGGACAAGGGCTGCGCGGTGCGCGGCACCTTCGTCATCGACAAGGAGGGCGTCGTCCGCTGGACCGTCGTCAACGGCCTGCCGGACGCCCGTGACCTGAACGAGTACGTCACGGCTCTGGACGCCCTGTGA
- a CDS encoding TerD family protein — MGLFDGLWRGRTADFDSGNAATNAIELTKRHSQVSLTKQGAATGHLRVNLAWRMRSSDIGGPQRESLLRHPFKALKPPEVMGHSQSMVNVDLDLGCLYELQDGTKGVVQPLGGYFGDVNAPPYVKLSGDDRFGSASGETIYINLDQREAIKRLLLFVYIYDQTPAFDRTHAIVTLYPSNGPRIEIGLDERHPQARSCAVVMIENVKNEIWVRREVKFVYGFQAELDRLYGWGLQWGRGHKMKSQR, encoded by the coding sequence ATGGGCTTGTTCGACGGGCTCTGGCGCGGACGCACGGCCGACTTCGACTCGGGCAACGCGGCCACCAACGCGATCGAACTGACCAAGCGGCACAGCCAGGTGTCGCTCACCAAGCAGGGAGCGGCGACCGGGCATCTGCGCGTCAACCTGGCGTGGCGGATGCGCAGCTCCGACATCGGCGGGCCGCAGCGGGAGAGCCTGCTGCGGCACCCGTTCAAGGCCCTGAAGCCGCCGGAGGTCATGGGCCACAGCCAGAGCATGGTCAACGTCGACCTCGACCTGGGCTGCCTGTACGAGCTCCAGGACGGCACCAAGGGCGTCGTCCAGCCGCTCGGCGGCTACTTCGGCGACGTCAACGCCCCGCCGTACGTCAAGCTCAGCGGCGACGACCGGTTCGGCTCGGCGTCCGGCGAGACGATCTACATCAACCTCGACCAGCGCGAGGCCATCAAGCGCCTGCTGCTGTTCGTCTACATCTACGACCAGACCCCGGCCTTCGACCGCACCCACGCGATCGTGACGCTCTACCCGAGCAACGGACCCCGAATCGAGATCGGCCTCGACGAACGCCACCCGCAGGCCCGCTCCTGCGCCGTCGTGATGATCGAGAACGTCAAGAACGAGATATGGGTCCGCCGCGAGGTGAAGTTCGTCTACGGCTTCCAGGCGGAGCTGGACCGGCTCTACGGCTGGGGCCTGCAGTGGGGCCGCGGCCACAAGATGAAGTCCCAACGCTGA
- a CDS encoding DUF3052 domain-containing protein, which translates to MSATADHAEERTNPAARLGFQPGQVVQEIGYDDDVDQELREAIEEAIEGDLMDEDYEDVADAVVLWFRDDDGDLTDALVDATTYIEEGGAILLLTPKTGRTGYVEPSDISEAATTAGLTASKSVSVGKDWSGSRLATPKAAKSKR; encoded by the coding sequence GTGAGCGCGACCGCGGACCACGCGGAGGAGCGGACGAACCCTGCCGCCAGGCTGGGGTTCCAGCCCGGGCAGGTGGTCCAGGAGATCGGCTACGACGACGACGTCGACCAGGAGCTCCGCGAGGCCATCGAGGAAGCCATCGAGGGCGACCTGATGGACGAGGACTACGAGGACGTGGCCGACGCCGTCGTGCTGTGGTTCCGTGACGACGACGGCGACCTGACGGATGCGCTGGTGGATGCCACCACGTACATCGAGGAAGGCGGCGCGATCCTGCTCCTGACGCCGAAGACCGGCCGGACGGGATACGTGGAGCCGAGCGACATCTCGGAAGCCGCGACCACGGCCGGGCTGACGGCGTCCAAGAGCGTCAGCGTCGGCAAGGACTGGAGCGGCAGCCGGCTGGCGACCCCCAAGGCCGCCAAGTCCAAGCGCTGA
- a CDS encoding calcium homeostasis/redox stress adaptation protein has product MGVSLSKGGNVSLTKEAPGLTAVIIGLGWDVRTTTGTDFDLDASALLLNNSGKVGSDQHFIFFNNLKSPDGSVEHTGDNTTGEGEGDDEQIKVDLAGVPADIEKIVFPVSIYDAENRQQSFGQVRNAFIRVVNQAGGAEIARYDLSEDASTETAMVFGELYRHGAEWKFRAIGQGYASGLRGIAQDFGVNV; this is encoded by the coding sequence GTGGGAGTCAGCCTCAGCAAGGGCGGCAACGTTTCGCTGACCAAGGAGGCGCCGGGCCTGACCGCGGTCATCATCGGTCTGGGGTGGGACGTGCGTACCACGACCGGCACCGACTTCGACCTCGACGCGAGCGCGCTGCTGCTGAACAACTCGGGCAAGGTCGGCAGCGACCAGCACTTCATCTTCTTCAACAACCTCAAGAGCCCCGACGGCTCGGTGGAGCACACCGGTGACAACACCACCGGTGAGGGTGAGGGAGACGACGAGCAGATCAAGGTCGACCTCGCCGGCGTCCCCGCCGACATCGAGAAGATCGTCTTCCCGGTGTCGATCTACGACGCCGAGAACCGCCAGCAGTCCTTCGGTCAGGTCCGCAACGCGTTCATCCGCGTCGTGAACCAGGCCGGCGGCGCCGAGATCGCACGGTACGACCTCAGTGAGGACGCCTCGACCGAGACCGCCATGGTCTTCGGCGAGCTGTACCGGCACGGCGCGGAGTGGAAGTTCCGTGCCATCGGCCAGGGGTACGCCTCGGGCCTGCGCGGCATCGCGCAGGACTTCGGCGTGAACGTCTGA
- a CDS encoding HpcH/HpaI aldolase/citrate lyase family protein, with protein sequence MRHFGHIAPEVRQRLFHQEPCEFTAGSPARLLSAALGATLYSPATRPRLADDVLKQTGRGVASMVLCLEDSIDDAEVDAGEKNLVRQFTDLAARTDGVEPSLLFIRVRTPEQIPDLVHRLGPAARLLSGFVLPKFTQERGIPFLEAVAAAEARSGHRLFAMPVLESPELLYRESRVETLEGISRAVEKYRDRVLALRLGVTDFCSSYGLRRAPDMTAYDVQIVANVIGDVVNMLGRADGTGFTVTGPVWEYFRVQERMFKPQLRRSPFLEGQAEELREALIEHAMDGLLREITLDQANGLLGKTCIHPSHVLPVHALSVVSHEEYSDAQDILRPERLGGGVLRSAYTNKMNEVKPHRAWAERTLLRAEVFGVANEDIGFVELLAAGIPG encoded by the coding sequence ATGCGACATTTCGGGCACATCGCCCCTGAGGTGCGGCAGCGCCTCTTCCATCAAGAGCCGTGCGAATTCACCGCCGGCTCCCCGGCCCGGCTGCTCTCCGCCGCGCTGGGTGCCACGCTGTACAGCCCGGCGACCAGACCCCGGCTCGCCGACGACGTCCTCAAGCAGACCGGACGCGGCGTGGCCTCGATGGTGCTGTGCCTGGAGGACTCCATCGACGACGCGGAGGTCGACGCGGGCGAGAAGAACCTCGTCCGCCAGTTCACCGACCTGGCCGCGCGCACCGACGGCGTCGAGCCCTCGCTGCTGTTCATCCGGGTCCGTACGCCCGAGCAGATCCCCGACCTGGTCCACCGCCTCGGCCCGGCCGCGCGTCTGCTGTCCGGATTCGTACTGCCGAAGTTCACCCAGGAACGCGGCATCCCCTTCCTGGAGGCCGTGGCCGCCGCCGAGGCGAGGAGCGGACACCGCCTCTTCGCGATGCCGGTCCTGGAATCCCCGGAGCTGCTGTACCGGGAGTCGCGGGTCGAGACCCTGGAGGGCATCTCCCGGGCCGTCGAGAAGTACCGCGACCGGGTGCTCGCCCTGCGCCTGGGCGTGACGGACTTCTGCTCCTCGTACGGGCTGCGCAGAGCGCCCGACATGACCGCCTACGACGTCCAGATCGTCGCCAACGTGATCGGCGACGTCGTCAACATGCTGGGACGCGCCGACGGCACCGGGTTCACGGTGACCGGCCCGGTGTGGGAGTACTTCCGGGTGCAGGAACGTATGTTCAAGCCCCAGCTGCGCCGCAGCCCCTTCCTCGAGGGGCAGGCCGAGGAACTGCGCGAGGCCCTGATCGAGCACGCCATGGACGGGCTGCTGCGGGAGATTACGCTTGACCAGGCCAACGGACTGCTCGGCAAGACCTGCATCCACCCCTCGCACGTGCTGCCCGTGCACGCACTGTCGGTGGTCAGCCACGAGGAGTACAGCGACGCGCAGGACATCCTGCGGCCGGAGCGGCTGGGCGGCGGCGTGCTGCGATCGGCATACACGAACAAAATGAACGAGGTGAAGCCGCACCGGGCCTGGGCCGAGCGGACCCTGCTGCGCGCCGAGGTGTTCGGCGTGGCCAACGAGGACATCGGATTCGTGGAACTGCTGGCCGCCGGAATCCCCGGCTGA
- a CDS encoding DUF475 domain-containing protein → MVLKTFGWSFAVTALGLVAAVFYGGWTAFGVVAILSVLEISLSFDNAVVNAGILKKMNAFWQRIFLTIGILIAVFGMRLIFPVVIVAVSAQLGPIEAVDLALTDKDRYQELVTDAHPAIAAFGGMFLLMIFLDFIFEDREIKWLSWLERPLAKLGKVDMLSVCIALIVLLITSMTFATHAHLHAGPANKAETVLLSGVAGLITYMIVGGLSGFFEDKLEEEEEREHEQEEAAKRSGKPVMLLAGKAAFFMFLYLEVLDASFSFDGVIGAFAITNDIVLMALGLGIGAMYVRSLTVYLVRQGTLDDYVYLEHGAHYAIGALAVILLITIQYEISEIITGLIGVVLIGWSFWSSVRRNRALAAAEGKAGSDKTEVSSGV, encoded by the coding sequence GTGGTTCTGAAAACCTTCGGCTGGTCGTTCGCGGTCACCGCGCTCGGCCTGGTCGCGGCGGTCTTCTACGGGGGGTGGACCGCCTTCGGTGTAGTGGCGATCCTCTCCGTCCTCGAGATCTCGCTGTCCTTCGACAACGCAGTGGTCAACGCCGGAATCCTGAAGAAGATGAATGCCTTCTGGCAGCGGATCTTCCTCACGATCGGCATCCTGATCGCCGTCTTCGGCATGCGGCTGATCTTCCCCGTCGTCATCGTCGCGGTCAGCGCCCAGCTCGGTCCGATCGAAGCCGTGGACCTCGCGCTGACCGACAAGGACCGTTACCAGGAGCTCGTCACCGACGCGCACCCGGCGATCGCGGCCTTCGGTGGCATGTTCCTGCTGATGATCTTCCTCGACTTCATCTTCGAGGACAGGGAGATCAAGTGGCTGAGCTGGCTGGAGCGCCCGCTGGCCAAGCTCGGCAAGGTCGACATGCTCTCGGTCTGCATCGCGCTGATCGTCCTGCTGATCACCTCGATGACCTTCGCCACCCACGCCCACCTGCACGCCGGTCCGGCGAACAAGGCGGAGACGGTCCTTCTCTCAGGTGTCGCGGGACTGATCACATACATGATCGTCGGTGGTCTCTCCGGCTTCTTCGAGGACAAGCTCGAAGAGGAGGAGGAGCGCGAACACGAGCAGGAGGAAGCCGCCAAGCGCAGCGGCAAGCCCGTCATGCTGCTGGCCGGCAAGGCCGCGTTCTTCATGTTCCTCTACCTGGAGGTCCTGGACGCGTCCTTCTCCTTCGACGGTGTGATCGGCGCGTTCGCCATCACCAACGACATCGTGCTGATGGCCCTCGGCCTCGGTATCGGCGCCATGTACGTCCGGTCGCTCACCGTCTACCTGGTCCGCCAGGGCACCCTGGACGACTACGTCTACCTGGAGCACGGCGCGCACTACGCGATCGGCGCGCTCGCCGTGATCCTCCTCATCACCATCCAGTACGAGATCAGCGAGATCATCACGGGTCTGATCGGTGTCGTCCTGATCGGCTGGTCCTTCTGGTCCTCGGTGCGCCGCAACCGCGCGCTGGCGGCGGCCGAGGGAAAGGCCGGCTCGGACAAGACTGAGGTCTCGTCCGGGGTGTGA
- the aceE gene encoding pyruvate dehydrogenase (acetyl-transferring), homodimeric type, with translation MASGSDRNPIIIGGLPSQVPDFDPEETQEWLDSLDAAIDERGRERARYLMLRLIERAREKRVAVPEMRSTDYVNTIATKDEPFFPGNEEIERKILNATRWNAAVMVSRAQRPGIGVGGHIATFASSASLYDVGFNHFFRGKDEGDGGDQVFFQGHASPGIYARAFLLDRLGERHLDGFRQEKSKAPYGLSSYPHPRLMPEFWEFPTVSMGLGPIGAIYQARMNRYMHARGIADTSGSHVWAFLGDGEMDEPESLGQLSLAAREGLDNLTFVVNCNLQRLDGPVRGNGKVIQELESVFRGAGWNVIKLIWDRTWDPLLAQDRDGLLVNRMNTTPDGQFQTYATESGAYIREHFFGDDQRLRAMVENMTDDQILHLGRGGHDHRKIFAAFSAAKAHKGQPTVILAKTIKGWTLGPNFEGRNATHQMKKLTVDDLKHFRDRLHLPIADRELESGLPPYYHPGRDSEEIQYMHDRRKGLGGYVPTRVVRSRPLALPDDKAYATVKKGSGQQSIATTMAFVRLLKDLMRDKEIGKRFVLIAPDEYRTFGMDSFFPSAKIYNPLGQQYESVDRDLLLAYKESPTGQMLHDGISEAGCTASLIAAGSAYATHGEPLIPVYVFYSMFGFQRTGDQFWQMADQLARGFVLGATAGRTTLTGEGLQHADGHSQLLASTNPGCVAYDPAFGFEIAHIVKDGLRRMYGGDAEHPHGEDVFYYLTVYNEPIQHPAEPPNVDVEGILQGIHRYSQGTSGAVPAQIMASGVAVPWALQAQRILADEWNVKADVWSATSWNELRREAVACEEHNLLHPEEEQRVPYVTRKLADAEGPFVAVSDWMRSVPDQIARWVPGTYQSLGADGFGFADTRGAARRFFHIDAQSIVLAVLAELAKEGKVDRSVLKQAIDRYQLLEVAAADPGPAGGDA, from the coding sequence GTGGCTTCCGGATCCGATCGCAATCCGATCATCATTGGCGGCCTTCCGAGTCAGGTTCCTGACTTCGACCCCGAAGAGACGCAGGAGTGGCTGGACTCGCTCGACGCCGCCATCGACGAGCGCGGCCGCGAACGAGCCCGCTACCTGATGCTCCGGCTGATCGAGCGGGCCCGCGAGAAGCGCGTGGCCGTGCCCGAAATGCGCAGCACGGACTACGTGAACACGATCGCCACCAAGGACGAGCCGTTCTTCCCCGGCAACGAGGAGATCGAGCGCAAGATCCTCAACGCGACACGCTGGAACGCCGCGGTCATGGTCTCACGCGCCCAGCGGCCCGGGATCGGCGTCGGAGGGCACATCGCCACATTCGCCTCGTCGGCGTCCCTCTACGACGTCGGCTTCAACCACTTCTTCCGGGGCAAGGACGAGGGCGACGGCGGCGACCAGGTCTTCTTCCAGGGGCACGCCTCCCCCGGCATCTACGCCCGCGCCTTCCTCCTCGACCGGCTCGGCGAGCGGCACCTGGACGGGTTCCGGCAGGAGAAGTCCAAGGCCCCGTACGGCCTGTCCAGCTATCCGCACCCCCGGCTGATGCCGGAGTTCTGGGAGTTCCCGACCGTGTCGATGGGCCTCGGCCCGATCGGCGCGATCTACCAGGCGCGGATGAACCGGTACATGCACGCGCGCGGCATCGCGGACACCTCCGGGTCGCACGTGTGGGCGTTCCTCGGCGACGGCGAGATGGACGAGCCGGAGTCGCTCGGCCAGCTGAGCCTCGCCGCGCGGGAGGGCCTGGACAACCTCACCTTCGTCGTCAACTGCAACCTCCAGCGCCTGGACGGGCCGGTGCGCGGCAACGGCAAGGTGATCCAGGAGCTGGAATCGGTCTTCCGCGGCGCCGGCTGGAACGTGATCAAGCTCATCTGGGACCGGACCTGGGACCCACTGCTCGCCCAGGACCGGGACGGTCTGCTGGTCAACAGGATGAACACGACGCCGGACGGGCAGTTCCAGACGTACGCGACCGAGTCCGGCGCGTACATCCGCGAGCACTTCTTCGGTGACGACCAGCGGCTGCGGGCGATGGTCGAGAACATGACCGACGACCAGATCCTGCACCTCGGCCGGGGCGGTCACGACCACCGGAAGATCTTCGCGGCGTTCTCGGCGGCCAAGGCGCACAAGGGCCAGCCGACGGTCATCCTGGCCAAGACGATCAAGGGCTGGACGCTCGGCCCGAACTTCGAGGGCCGCAACGCCACGCACCAGATGAAGAAGCTGACGGTCGACGACCTCAAGCACTTCCGGGACCGCCTGCACCTGCCGATCGCCGACCGGGAGCTGGAGTCCGGCCTGCCGCCGTACTACCACCCGGGTCGCGACTCGGAGGAGATCCAGTACATGCACGACCGGCGCAAGGGGCTCGGCGGGTACGTCCCGACGCGCGTGGTGCGGTCCCGGCCGCTCGCCCTGCCGGACGACAAGGCGTACGCGACCGTGAAGAAGGGCAGCGGCCAGCAGTCCATCGCGACGACCATGGCCTTTGTCCGGCTCCTGAAGGACCTCATGCGGGACAAGGAGATCGGCAAGCGTTTTGTGCTGATCGCGCCGGACGAGTACCGCACCTTCGGCATGGATTCGTTCTTCCCGAGCGCGAAGATCTACAACCCGCTGGGACAGCAGTACGAGTCCGTGGACCGTGATCTGCTGCTCGCCTACAAGGAGTCGCCGACCGGGCAGATGCTGCACGACGGCATCTCCGAGGCCGGATGCACGGCGTCGCTGATCGCGGCGGGTTCGGCCTACGCCACACACGGCGAGCCGCTCATCCCGGTCTACGTCTTCTACTCGATGTTCGGTTTCCAGCGCACCGGCGACCAGTTCTGGCAGATGGCCGACCAGCTGGCGCGCGGATTCGTCCTGGGTGCGACCGCCGGACGCACGACGTTGACCGGTGAGGGTCTTCAGCACGCGGACGGCCACTCCCAGCTGCTCGCCTCGACGAACCCGGGGTGCGTCGCCTACGACCCGGCCTTCGGCTTCGAGATCGCGCACATCGTCAAGGACGGCCTGCGCCGGATGTACGGCGGTGACGCGGAGCATCCGCACGGCGAGGACGTCTTCTACTACCTCACCGTCTACAACGAGCCGATCCAGCACCCGGCCGAGCCGCCGAACGTCGACGTCGAGGGCATCCTCCAGGGCATCCACCGCTACAGCCAGGGAACGTCGGGGGCCGTCCCGGCGCAGATCATGGCGTCGGGTGTCGCGGTGCCGTGGGCGCTCCAGGCGCAGCGGATCCTCGCCGACGAGTGGAACGTGAAGGCCGACGTCTGGTCCGCGACCTCCTGGAACGAGCTGCGGCGCGAGGCGGTGGCCTGCGAGGAGCACAACCTGCTGCATCCCGAGGAGGAGCAGCGGGTGCCGTACGTGACACGGAAGCTGGCCGACGCCGAAGGGCCGTTCGTGGCCGTGTCCGACTGGATGCGGTCGGTCCCGGACCAGATCGCACGATGGGTGCCGGGGACGTACCAGTCGCTGGGCGCGGACGGTTTCGGCTTCGCCGACACCCGCGGCGCGGCCCGTCGCTTCTTCCACATCGACGCGCAGTCGATCGTGCTGGCGGTCCTCGCCGAACTCGCGAAGGAGGGCAAAGTCGACCGGTCGGTGCTCAAGCAGGCGATCGACCGCTACCAGCTGCTCGAGGTCGCGGCGGCCGATCCGGGGCCCGCGGGCGGCGACGCGTAG
- a CDS encoding TerD family protein, which produces MTHAMLKGSNVPLEATTVRAVLRWTPGQGVPDIDASALLLGPDGRVRSDEDFVFYNQPRHPSGKVWRLGKKRGTEGLTDTIQTDLSGVESDVSQILLVASADGVAFDCVRTLRILLYDAAAPDGEALAYFDVKPETGEETALICGELYRRGDGWKFRALGEGYSNGLKGLATDFGISVDESEAAAHGTAAAAAAQSSPSAPELSRPLPPEQPAAGVPQQSGQPSYGYPQAPPQTMPVPQAPPQTVRLPQTQPAAASQPAYGYPQPSSQPAYGYPQAPPATAQSGYGYPPPAPTSSGAPDPDFRLPPQGPQFIGR; this is translated from the coding sequence ATGACGCACGCGATGCTGAAGGGGTCGAACGTCCCGCTCGAAGCCACAACGGTACGTGCGGTGCTGCGCTGGACCCCCGGGCAGGGGGTCCCGGACATCGACGCGTCGGCGCTGCTCCTCGGCCCCGACGGCCGTGTGCGCTCCGACGAGGATTTTGTCTTCTACAACCAGCCCCGGCACCCCTCCGGAAAGGTCTGGCGCCTCGGCAAAAAGCGCGGCACCGAGGGCCTGACCGACACGATCCAGACAGATCTGTCCGGTGTCGAGTCCGACGTCAGCCAGATTCTTCTGGTCGCTTCGGCGGACGGCGTGGCGTTCGACTGCGTACGGACCCTGCGCATCCTGCTGTACGACGCCGCCGCACCCGACGGTGAGGCGCTCGCGTATTTCGACGTGAAGCCGGAGACCGGCGAGGAGACCGCGTTGATCTGCGGCGAGCTGTACCGGCGCGGCGACGGCTGGAAGTTCCGGGCGCTCGGGGAGGGGTATTCGAACGGGCTCAAGGGCCTCGCGACGGACTTCGGGATCTCGGTCGACGAGTCGGAGGCAGCCGCGCACGGTACCGCGGCGGCCGCCGCGGCGCAGTCGTCACCGTCCGCGCCGGAGCTGTCGCGTCCGCTGCCGCCGGAGCAGCCGGCCGCGGGGGTGCCGCAGCAGAGCGGGCAGCCCTCGTACGGGTATCCGCAGGCGCCGCCGCAGACGATGCCCGTACCGCAGGCGCCGCCGCAGACGGTGCGCCTGCCGCAGACGCAGCCCGCGGCGGCGAGTCAGCCCGCGTACGGCTATCCGCAGCCCAGCAGCCAGCCCGCCTACGGGTATCCGCAGGCGCCGCCCGCGACCGCGCAGTCCGGGTACGGGTATCCCCCGCCGGCGCCGACCTCGTCCGGCGCGCCGGATCCCGATTTCCGGCTGCCGCCGCAGGGGCCGCAGTTCATCGGGCGGTGA